The following DNA comes from Synechococcus sp. CC9616.
CTGTCCCAGAGAACATTCCGGCCGGTCCTGGTGTTGCCGGCGTGGATGAAGTTGGCCGGGGCAGTTTGTTTGGCCCTGTGTTTGCCGCGGCTGTAGTGCTTGACCATTCCTCGGCAGGGCGTTTGCTCACGGCAGGTCTGAATGACAGCAAGAAGCTCAGCGCCAAGCGGCGCGAGCAGTTGCTTCCCCTGATTCAGGGGCTCTGCACCGACGCTGGCCTTGGCCAGGCCTCGGCCCGTGAAATTGATTGCCTGGGGATTCGTGCCGCGACTGAATTGGCCATGTTGAGAGCGTTGCAGCGGCTGGATCGATCGCCTGAATTGGTGCTCGTCGATGGGTCCTTGCCCTTGCGTCTTTGGTCCGGCCCACAGGCCACGCTGGTGGCAGGGGATTCCCGCTCAGCAGCGATTGCGGCGGCGAGTGTGATCGCGAAGCAGGCACGGGATGCTCTGATTCGACGCCTGTCGCAACGTTTCCCCGGTTACGGACTGGAGCGTCACGCCGGCTATGGCACGGTTTTGCATCGCCAGGCGTTGTTGACGTCAGGCCCCACCGCGCTGCACCGCCGTAGTTTCCTCAAGCGTCTTTGGGTCGGACATCGCTGATCGGCACCAGCGCCGGAAATCGGCCATCAGCTGCTGCCCGACACGTGCCTTGATGCCAACCAGGATCCCGTTCAACAGGGATTCGCCGGTTGTTTCCAGCATTCTTTTCGGGATCATCCGAAGCAGGGGTGGCTGACTGACGCGAACCGCGAGGCTGGCATCCCCGACAAGGCCGCGGTCCGTGGCGTTGAGGTTGGCTTCGAGTGTCAGCTTGAAATCGTCGACCAGTCCGAGCCCTTCGAGCTCACAATCCACGGCGCGCATCAGCAGGGAGCTGTCTCCATGCTCGATCTGCAACGACACGATCGGCTTCACCTGCAGCTGAAAGACCTGAAGGTTGGTAACGAGATAGCGGTACTCACCAGGCCCTTTCCGGGTTAATTGACGCTCGTCGAGCAGCGCTGCCAGGAGCCTTTCCTCCTGTCTCAGATAGTCGGCCAGTCGCTGGGCATGGCCCTGCACAGGCAGATCAAGATGCTGACTGGCATCGAAGGCCAGAGGCATGGGCATCGCCTGACGCGGCATGATCCTATCCAGTCCAGGTCCCACCCCTGATGCCGACACGCATCGCCTTTCTTGGTCCGGCGGGGACCTATGGAGAACAGGCTGCCGCAGCTCTCGTCGACCTTGAGACGATCTCGGACCCTGAGTTCGTGCCCTGCAAGGGCTTGCGCTCCGTAATGGATCAGTTGGCTTCAGGAGACTGCGGTGCTGCCGTGGTTCCTGTGGAGAATTCCGTTGAAGGGGGCGTGACCGCGATTCTTGATGCCCTCTGGATCCACCGGGAACTCTGCATTCGGCGGGCATTGGTTTTGCCGATTCGCCACGCCTTGCTCAGTCACGGATCCCTGAATGGAATCACGGAGGTGCTGTCTCACCCCCAAGCCCTTGCGCAATGCAGCAGTTGGCTTGCTGAGAATCTTCCAGAGGCTCTGCAGTTGCCGACCTCATCAACGGCAGAGGCTGCAAGGATGGTGGCCGGCAGTCGCTTTAGGGCAGCCATCGCGTCTCGCCAAGCGGGAGTCGAACATGGCCTGGATCAGCTGGCGTTCCCAGTGAATGACGTCCCTGGAAACAGCACCCGATTTTTGTTGCTCCAACGCGGTGAACGTCGTCAGACCGGAGATGTGGCGAGTTTGGCGTTTTCCCTGCAGCGCAATGCCCCCGGTGCTCTTCTGGAAGCCCTCGGTTGTCTGGCACGTCAGAACCTGAACATGAGCCGGATTGAGTCCCGGCCTTCCAAACGCGAACTCGGGGAATATGTCTTTTTCGTGGATGTGGATCTCACTGCTGAATCGTCCTCGGCGCTGCAGGAACTGCTGATGGATCTCCAACCGCTTTGTGAGCACTTGGCCCATTTCGGTGCTTATCCGAGCAGCACGTTGAACGACACGTGAGGCCTCAGCGTTTCAGGCGAAACACGCCGAACTGCATCAACCCAGTGGCAAAAGCCCAATGCATCAGAAGCAAGGTGGGTGTCTCCCGCAGGCCTTGAAGCACTGCTGACGGTCCAAGTCCGAGAACGGCACCAGGCCGCCTGACCCCTTCGGCAATGGAATCGATCCATGACGGCAGGGTGGCACTGGTCCAGTCGGCTGTCTCGACGACTGACTGATGGTGATCGCTCACATCGAGATTGGTTTGAAAACCCTTGATGCTGGCGAATTCCGGATGGGCCCACTGATTGAGGAGCTGGCGCATCACCCAACGCTCTCTGCGATTCATCTCTCCATCGCTGGGATCGCGTCGATTCCAATCCGCGACGGCCAGATGACCGCCAGGTCGCAACACCCGCAACAACTCATCGGCATAGCGCTGTTTGTCCGGCATGTGAGGACCTGCTTCGACGCTCCAGACAGCATCGAAGCTGTGGTTGGGACAGTCGAGCTCGAGGGCATCCATCACGGCAAAACGGCAGCTCAGTCCCTCAGGTGTGAGCTCAGTGGCACGCCGTACCTGCACCGGACTGATGCTGATGCCGAGGACATCAAAGCCATAGTCACGGGCCAGGATTCGGGCGCTCCCACCGATTCCGCAGCCCACATCAATCAATTTGGACCCTGGAGGCAGCTGATCGAGCCCGCTCCAGCGAATCAGTTCATGAACAAACGCTTCCTTGGCGCGGCGAAAGTCGCGGCTTGCCGGTGGGTCGCCGTAATGACCGAGATGCACATGCTCACCCCAGAGCCGTTCGAGCAGGCGGTCATCGGTCCAGGCGTCATAGGCCGAAGCGACGCTTTCAGATGATTGGTAGCGCCGATCCCGCCGCAACCAGATCAGGACAGCTGCGACCAGGAGGCTGGCCAGCAGAACACCACTCGCAAGCATCAGTTGTCCTGGCCATCGGCATTGGCGAACGTGTCTTTGAGAACCGTTCGGGCCGCCAGCTGACGACGCGTGTTGTCGAGCATGTCGAACTGGCGTTGCAGACGCTCAAATGTGTCGGTGAGTTCAAGCAGGGATTGTTGTTCCTGCGCCGCGTTGTGATCGAGATGAGCACCGATCCAAAACGACAGCTCTCTAGGTAAATCAGGGAGATCCTCAGGCAATGTCACGTCGCGACCCTG
Coding sequences within:
- a CDS encoding ribonuclease HII; its protein translation is MKTAVPENIPAGPGVAGVDEVGRGSLFGPVFAAAVVLDHSSAGRLLTAGLNDSKKLSAKRREQLLPLIQGLCTDAGLGQASAREIDCLGIRAATELAMLRALQRLDRSPELVLVDGSLPLRLWSGPQATLVAGDSRSAAIAAASVIAKQARDALIRRLSQRFPGYGLERHAGYGTVLHRQALLTSGPTALHRRSFLKRLWVGHR
- the pheA gene encoding prephenate dehydratase, producing MPTRIAFLGPAGTYGEQAAAALVDLETISDPEFVPCKGLRSVMDQLASGDCGAAVVPVENSVEGGVTAILDALWIHRELCIRRALVLPIRHALLSHGSLNGITEVLSHPQALAQCSSWLAENLPEALQLPTSSTAEAARMVAGSRFRAAIASRQAGVEHGLDQLAFPVNDVPGNSTRFLLLQRGERRQTGDVASLAFSLQRNAPGALLEALGCLARQNLNMSRIESRPSKRELGEYVFFVDVDLTAESSSALQELLMDLQPLCEHLAHFGAYPSSTLNDT
- a CDS encoding methyltransferase domain-containing protein, with the protein product MLASGVLLASLLVAAVLIWLRRDRRYQSSESVASAYDAWTDDRLLERLWGEHVHLGHYGDPPASRDFRRAKEAFVHELIRWSGLDQLPPGSKLIDVGCGIGGSARILARDYGFDVLGISISPVQVRRATELTPEGLSCRFAVMDALELDCPNHSFDAVWSVEAGPHMPDKQRYADELLRVLRPGGHLAVADWNRRDPSDGEMNRRERWVMRQLLNQWAHPEFASIKGFQTNLDVSDHHQSVVETADWTSATLPSWIDSIAEGVRRPGAVLGLGPSAVLQGLRETPTLLLMHWAFATGLMQFGVFRLKR
- a CDS encoding DUF1997 domain-containing protein, giving the protein MPLAFDASQHLDLPVQGHAQRLADYLRQEERLLAALLDERQLTRKGPGEYRYLVTNLQVFQLQVKPIVSLQIEHGDSSLLMRAVDCELEGLGLVDDFKLTLEANLNATDRGLVGDASLAVRVSQPPLLRMIPKRMLETTGESLLNGILVGIKARVGQQLMADFRRWCRSAMSDPKTLEETTAVQRGGA